One window of Acidimicrobiales bacterium genomic DNA carries:
- a CDS encoding Nif11-like leader peptide family natural product precursor, which translates to MSAEGVTALYERVSSDEEFRAQLEAAETPDDKRRIVTDAGFDVSTDDLPTLKKLAGISELSDEDLEKVAGGAGATTVGVGHPAAFSSAVGGIV; encoded by the coding sequence ATGAGTGCAGAGGGAGTAACAGCGTTGTACGAGCGGGTCAGCTCGGACGAGGAGTTCCGGGCCCAGCTGGAAGCGGCGGAAACCCCGGACGACAAGCGTCGGATCGTGACCGACGCTGGCTTCGACGTAAGCACCGACGACCTGCCCACCCTCAAGAAGCTGGCCGGTATCAGCGAGCTGTCCGACGAGGACCTGGAGAAGGTGGCAGGCGGCGCTGGCGCGACCACGGTCGGGGTTGGGCATCCAGCTGCCTTTTCCTCCGCTGTGGGAGGGATCGTTTAG